From Pogoniulus pusillus isolate bPogPus1 chromosome 16, bPogPus1.pri, whole genome shotgun sequence, a single genomic window includes:
- the MRPS25 gene encoding small ribosomal subunit protein mS25 — protein MPMKGRFPIRRTLQYLSQGDVIFKSSVKVMTVNYNTAGELSEGARKFVFFNIPQIQYKNPWVQIMLFKNMTPSPFLRFYLDNGEQVLVDVEDKTNKEITEHIKKILGKSKETLEKEERERRKLSHPATFGPKKYHLRECICEVEGQIPCPAVVPLPKEMRGKYKAAVKDEASA, from the exons ATGCCGATGAAGGGCCGGTTCCCCATCCGACGCACGCTGCAGTACCTCAGCCAGGGCGACGTCATCTTCAAGAGCTCGGTGAAGGTGATGACCGTCAACTACAACACGGCAGGGGAGCTCAGCGAGGGAGCCAG GAAGTTTGTGTTCTTCAACATCCCTCAGATCCAGTACAAGAACCCCTGGGTGCAGATCATGCTGTTCAAGAACATGACCCCTTCGCCCTTCCTCCGCTTCTACCTGG ACAACGGAGAACAAGTTTTGGTCGACGTGGAAGATAAAACCAACAAAGAGATAACAGagcacattaaaaaaatccTGGGGAAAAGCAA AGAAACActtgaaaaagaggaaagagaaaggagaaaactaTCACATCCAGCAACTTTTGGGCCCAAGAAGTACCATCTGCGAGAATGCATCTGTGAAGTTGAAGGCCAaattccttgccctgctgttgTGCCACTGCCCAAAGAGATGAGGGGAAAATACAAAGCAGCTGTGAAAGATGAAGCGTCAGCCTGA